ACGCGGTCTGGCGCAACGTCCTGAAGCTGGCGTTCGGCGACAAGCTCCCCAAGGAGCTGCGCGTCAAGGGCGAGTGCCTCAGCGTCCCGAACGTCGACCCGAACGTCCCCGACGACCAGCGCGGCCGGCTCGTCCGCGAGTGCGGCCAGCGCGAGGCGGACAAGGCGCAGCCGGACGGCGGCGACCGCTGGTACGAGGTGGTCCGCCCGCTCCTCAAGGACGAGGACAACGCCTGGTGGCACACCCCGGAGAACCGTCTGGACGAGGCCACGCAGACCCGCGACCAGCTGCTCGCCCGCGCCATGAAGGACGCCCGCTGGGAGCTGACCGCGCAGCTCGGCAAGGACGTCTCCACCTGGAGCTGGGGCCGGCTGCACCAGCTGAACCTGCGCAACCAGACGCTCGGCACGGGCGGCCCCGACGTGGTGAAGTTCCTGCTCAACCGGGGCCCGTGGAACCTGTCGGGCGGTGAGGCGGCCGTCAACGCCACCGGCTGGAACGCGGCGGGCGGCTACGGAGTCGTCTGGGTGCCGTCCATGCGGATGGTCGTCAACGTCGGCGACTGGGACAGGTCCCGCTGGATCAACCTGACCGGCGCATCCGGCCACGCCTACCACCCGCATTACACGGACCAGACCGACCTGTGGGCCAAGGGCGAACTGCTGGCCTGGCCGTTCAGCGCCAGGGCGGTCGACGCGGCGAAGGCCGACCACCTGGTCCTGAAGCCCTGATCAGACCGGGCGGGGTGCGGTGAACCGCCGTACGCCGTCCGGGGTCACCACCGCGTGCACGGGGTGGTCGTGCGGTTCCTCCGGGACCCGGGCGACCACCTCGTGCGCGTAGAGGAGCACGACGAGCGCCGGATCGGCCCCTACGCGCGCGAGGCGGGCCAGTACGCGGTCGTACGAGCCGCCGCCACGGCCCAGCCGCATGCCCCGCGCGTCCACCGCGAGGCCCGGCAGCAGCACCGCGTCCGCCTCCGTGACGGCGTCCGGGCCGAGGCGGGGTCCCGACGGCTCCAGCAGGCCCAGCCGCGCCTTGGCGAGGCCCTCCACGCCCTCGTAGACCCCCCAGTCCAGGTCGTTGTCGGCCATCAGGACCGGAAGCAGGACCCGTACGCCCCGCGCGTGCAGCGCGTCGATCAGCGCGCGCGTGCCCGGCTCGCGCCCCACGGAGACGTACGCGGCGACCGTACGGGCCTCCGCCAGTTCGGGCAGCTCCAGCGCGGCGGCGGCGAGGGCCGCGGTGGCCCGCTGGACGTCCTCGGTGGTCAGCAGGGTCCTGGCCGCCAGCAGTTGGGTCCGCAGCCCCGCCTTGTCCGGCACCCGCTGCCGCCCGCTGTCCGGCACCCGCTCCCCGCTGCCCGGGTTTCGCTCCCCGTTTTCCGGCACCCGCTGCCGCCCGCTTTCCGGGGCCCGCTCTACGCGCGCGTGGTGCCCGCTTTCCCGGCCCCGCTCACGGCCCGCCCGCTGCCCGCTCTCCGTCACGACACTCGCCGACCTCTCGTACTCTCCTATATGCGGAGGAAGTTAACCGAAGGCTCATCTTCCTCCCATACCGACCGGATATGGTGCTCGCCATGACTCAGTCGCACCCCAGGATCAACAAGGCTGTCATCCCCGCCGCGGGACTCGGCACCCGGTTCCTGCCTGCCACGAAGGCCACTCCCAAGGAGATGCTGCCTGTCGTCGACAAACCCGCCATCCAGTACGTGGTGGAGGAGGCGGTGGGTGCCGGACTGCACGACGTGCTGATGATCACCGGCCGGAACAAGCGGCCCCTGGAGGACCACTTCGACCGGAACTACGAGCTGGAGGAGGCCCTCGACCGGAAGGGCGACCACGAGCGGCTGGACCGGATCAGGGCCTCCAACGACCTGGCGACCATGCACTACGTCCGCCAGGGCGACCCGCGCGGCCTGGGCCACGCCGTCCTGTGCGCCGCCCCGCACGTGGGCGACCAGCCGTTCGCCGTGCTCCTGGGTGACGACCTGATCGACCCGCGCGACCCGCTGCTGTCCCGGATGGTGGAGGTCCAGGAGGCCCAGGGCGGCAGCGTCGTGGCCCTCATGGAGGTGGACCCGGCGCAGATCCACCTCTACGGCTGCGCCGCCGTGGAACCCACCATCGAGGCCGACGTCGTCAGGGTCACCGACCTCGTGGAGAAGCCCGACCGCGCCGACGCCCCCAGCAACTACGCCGTCATCGGCCGGTACGTCCTGGACCCGGCGATCTTCGGGATACTGCGCGAGACCGAGCCCGGCCGGGGCGGCGAGATCCAGCTGACCGACGCCCTGCACAAGCTGGCTGTCGACGAGAAGGCCGGAGGCCCCGTCCACGGCGTCGTCTTCAAGGGCCGCCGCTACGACACCGGCGACCGCGGCGACTATCTGCGGGCGATTGTCAGACTCGCGTGCGAACGTGAAGATCTGGGACCGGAGTTCCGATCCTGGCTCCGCCGTTACGTCACCGAGGAGATGCAGGCGCCGTGAGT
This genomic window from Streptomyces thermolilacinus SPC6 contains:
- a CDS encoding 5-formyltetrahydrofolate cyclo-ligase, yielding MPDSGRQRVPDKAGLRTQLLAARTLLTTEDVQRATAALAAAALELPELAEARTVAAYVSVGREPGTRALIDALHARGVRVLLPVLMADNDLDWGVYEGVEGLAKARLGLLEPSGPRLGPDAVTEADAVLLPGLAVDARGMRLGRGGGSYDRVLARLARVGADPALVVLLYAHEVVARVPEEPHDHPVHAVVTPDGVRRFTAPRPV
- the galU gene encoding UTP--glucose-1-phosphate uridylyltransferase GalU, with the protein product MTQSHPRINKAVIPAAGLGTRFLPATKATPKEMLPVVDKPAIQYVVEEAVGAGLHDVLMITGRNKRPLEDHFDRNYELEEALDRKGDHERLDRIRASNDLATMHYVRQGDPRGLGHAVLCAAPHVGDQPFAVLLGDDLIDPRDPLLSRMVEVQEAQGGSVVALMEVDPAQIHLYGCAAVEPTIEADVVRVTDLVEKPDRADAPSNYAVIGRYVLDPAIFGILRETEPGRGGEIQLTDALHKLAVDEKAGGPVHGVVFKGRRYDTGDRGDYLRAIVRLACEREDLGPEFRSWLRRYVTEEMQAP